The proteins below come from a single Agrobacterium vitis genomic window:
- the rpmG gene encoding 50S ribosomal protein L33 — translation MAKATTIKIKLLSTADTGFFYVTTKNSRTMTDKMTKTKYDPIARKHVEFKETKIK, via the coding sequence ATGGCCAAGGCTACAACCATCAAGATCAAGCTGCTGTCGACAGCCGATACGGGTTTCTTCTACGTCACCACCAAGAACAGCCGTACGATGACGGACAAGATGACGAAGACCAAATACGACCCGATCGCTCGCAAGCATGTCGAGTTCAAGGAAACCAAGATCAAGTGA